Proteins encoded in a region of the Leopardus geoffroyi isolate Oge1 chromosome E2, O.geoffroyi_Oge1_pat1.0, whole genome shotgun sequence genome:
- the DUXA gene encoding double homeobox protein A, translated as MAQDNSPNKTTPVNHRRSRTKFTQDQLKILIKAFDKNPYPGYATKQKLALEVNTEESRIQIWFQNRRARHQKKSEPDEDLESSQDQDHLEEEIQSREDRRSRTNYTSLQLHALIEAFSNNPYPGFDSREQLAKEIGVPESRVQIWFQNRRSRFHAQRKREPDDGDLEQRQDQEQDL; from the exons AGACCACACCAGTGAATCACAGACGCAGCCGCACCAAATTCACACAAGATCAATTGAAAATCCTCAtcaaagcatttgataaaaacccttaccCAGGTTACGCTACCAAACAAAAACTTGCTTTAGAAGTCAATACTGAAGAGTCTCGAATCCAG ATTTGGTTTCAGAATCGAAGAGCTAGGCACCAGAAGAAATCAGAACCAGATGAGGACTTAGAATCAAGCCAAGACCAAGATCACCTTGAAGAGGAGATTCAAA GTAGAGAAGACAGACGGAGTCGTACCAACTATACGTCCTTGCAATTACACGCCCTCATTGAGGCATTTTCGAACAATCCTTATCCTGGCTTTGATTCCAGAGAGCAACTTGCTAAAGAAATTGGTGTTCCCGAGTCAAGAGTCCAA ATTTGGTTTCAAAATCGGAGATCCAGATTCCATgcccagagaaaaagagaacctGATGATGGAGACTTAGAACAGAGACAAGACCAGGAACAGGATCTCTGA